GCCTTGATCACGATTATCCTGATGGTTCTGGACGGCGATGCGGGCGAAAACGAATATGGCCCTGATCCGAAAACGGTCCCGCTGACCTAACCCGTTGACCTGTAGCGACAAAGCCCTACCCGCTTTCCAGCAGCAACATTTGCGCGCTGCGGTCCCACCACCTCAGGCTGGAACCAGTTGCTTCCGCCTGGCAGAAATTCTGCTCCGAATTCATGTAAAATTATTCATGTCGGCGCTGTGCAAACCCCTGTCTCCACGGTATATATCCTCCTGAAATGATTCTTGTAACAAACGAGGTGCTCTGTGAACTAAACACTGTCTGGAGGTCAGCCCTGTCGTCATGGGTTGTCGCTTCAACATTCCTTTCGTGTATTCGCCCGTTTTCGGGTTAGGAAACAAACTATGATACACCCCAAAACCGAGCTCAAATTCATCAGCAACGAAATCGGCTACGGCGTCGTCGCCACCGAATTCATCCCCGCCGGCTCCATTACCTGGGTCCTCGATAAACTGGACCGCGAGTTCAGCGCCCTCGAATTTCAGTCGATGGAAGAGATCTATCAGCAGATCCTCGACACTTATTCCTTCCGAAACAACCAGGGAAATCTGGTCCTCTGCTGGGACAACGGCCGCTACGTCAACCACAGCTTTCATTCGAACTGCCTGACCACTGCGTACGACTTTGAAATTGCCATCCGGGACATTCACCCCGGCGAACAGCTGACCGACGATTACGGCTATCTGAATATCCCCACCCCCTTCCGCGGCATTGACGAAGGGACCCGCCGCAAAATCGTCTATCCCGACGACCTGGCGAAATACTACAAGGTGTGGGACAAGAAACTGCTGAAGGTATTTCATCGCATCCCCCATCTGGAGCAGCCGCTCCAGGAATTGCTCAGCGAAGAGATGTGGAACGAAATTCTGGAAATCTCGAAAGGCAACCGGGAAATGCAATCGATTCTGACGAACTATTATCAAGAAGCAGAACCGACGCCTCCCCGCAGAAACGGGAACGGCGTCTTGACTTAACGATATCGCACGGTCATTTCCTACTTGCAGTTCTGAATTCCAGCCTGGTATCATGGAGCCTTAGATCTGCCGATGGAATTCTTGAAGTCGAACGAATTTCCTTCGCCAGTCAGCGCGTTTGACATTTGTGTGCTGACAGCTCCAGTTGGATCCGGCTGAAGCATCCTCCTTCCTTCCGCGTTCAAGAAAGGGTACAGAGATGGCTGCTCCGAAAGTGAATTTACCGCAGAATTATTTAAAGTGGCTCGATTCGATTCTCGATGGCTCCTATGCGAATCACAACGATCGGGAATGGGGCATCACCGATCGGCAGGACCTGCTTGAACCGTTCGAACTCAACGAAGGAGACGTCGCGCCGTACATTGAACAGGCCCGACTCTATGCCGAGATGATCGAATACGTCACCGGCGAAACGACCACCGTTGATGATGAAGACAATGAAATTCCTTATGACCGCATCAAAACCTGGTTGACCATCGCGGAAGGGGATGAAGACCTGCTCTGTGTCGACCCGAATGACGGCTATTCCGTCTGGATCTTTGCTCCCAATGAAGGGGGATATGTCGAAAAAGTGTGTGACTCCCTCGACCAGTTTCTAGAGGAATTGGAAGTGGTTTAATCAGATGAATGGAACCACTGATAAAAAACAGTGGTCGCGTAAAAAAATCGTCAAAGATATCGTTCTAACTCTACTGATTTATCTTGCGATCTATGTCGGCGTCTATCTCTATCTCACCTGGAATGGTGGCTATTATTTTAACCAGTCGGGACAAGTCCGCTATCGGAGTCATGGACTGGCGACATCAGATATTGTGATTTGGACGCCCCAAGGCTGCTGGTTTCAGTACAAGTTCAAAAACATCAAAGGAGAATATGTCAGCCGGGGCAACGAGCTGGGTTACCTGTTTGCCCCGTTGATCATGATCGATCGAAAATGGTTTCACCCTACGAAAATCTGAATTGAGCCTGAAATACCGGGGGGGGAAACCGAGTAGTTCCCGCTCTGAATTAAATCCAGAAAAAACCGATTTCATTTTTTTTCAGAATTGCCGCTTGACAAAAACAGACAGGTCTGTATATTTTAAGTATGAGCAAAACACAAAGACCATCCAGTGCCCGTAAACGAATCCTCGAAACAGCCGAACGGTTGTTTTATGCAGAGGGGATTCGCGCGGTGGGCATTGACCGGGTGATCGCCGAGGCGGGGGTTGCCAAGATGACGTTGTACAACCATTTCTCCTCCAAGGACGAACTGATTCTGGAGGTGTTGAAGTATCGCGAAGAACAGTTTGATCTGTTTATGAAGCAACGGATGATGGAGCATCAGTCCCGGGGGCTGGATTCGCTCAAAGCATTTTTCGCAGGCCTGAAAGACTGGTTTGAGTGCCCGGATTACCGGGGTTGTTCCTTTATCAATGCCACTGCAGAGCTAGCCGATCCACGGCATGCCGCGTCGGTCTTTTGCACCGAACACAAACGACGATTTCGAGACCAGTTAACGGAGATCATTATTGAAGCAGAAGGACCAAAGGCCGCCGTGGTCGCCCCCGCGATATCTGTCCTGGTCGAAGGGGCCATTGTTACCTCAGTCAGTGAAGGAAATTCCGAAGCAGCACAGATTGCCGAAGAAGCAGCTTACATGCTGATTGCCAAAGCGAAACGGAAGTAGAGTTTCTTTTTATTTTGCAGCAATCATACAGACCTGTCTGTATTTTTTGAGTTTCACTTTTTTACTACCCATTTTTGAAGGAGAACTACGATGCCACGTTTAACCGCCATTGCGCCTGAAGCAGCAGAAGGAAAATCGAAAACATTACTGGAGGGAGTCAAAGCACAACTGGGAATGGCCCCCAATCTGATGCAGACCATGGCCCACTCGCCAGCTGTACTGGACGCGTATCTGAAATTCAGCGGCACCTTAGCCGAAGGCGTGCTCTCGAATCAAAATCGGGAGCAGATTGCCTTAACAGTGGGTGAAGCGAATCAGTGTGGCTATTGTCTGGCCGCCCATGCAACGCTGGGCAAAATGGCTGGCCTGAACCCGGAGCAGATTACGGAGAATCGGGCCGGTACCGACGCCGATCCCTCCACCGCTGCCCTGTTGTCATTCTCTCGCAGGATTCTGGAAAAGAAAGGGTTTGTTTCCGATCAGGATGTGCAGGACGTGCGCGATGCCGGTCACGATGACGCCGCGATTGCGGAAGTTGTCGCGAATGTCGCGTTGAATATCTTCACGAATTATTTCAACCATGTGGCCGATACCGAAATCGATTTCCCTGAAGTCGAGCCGCTGAACGCTCAGGGCGCTGCGTGCTGCCATACGGAAGGTTCAACCTGTGCTTAATCATCGGCAGACGATTGCCTGACTGATGCGAGGTCTCCTCTAAAGACAGTCAGACGAATTTGTTCTGTTGCGAATGCCGGGGCTTGTGGTGTGATCCACCAGTCCCGGCTTTTTTTCAGTCCGTTAAAGAGAAACCAGACATGAATCGACCTGCAAGCGATATTGCTTTTACTTCATCCGTAAAAGCGATCCAATCCAGCAAAGGATCACGTTCACAGTATAGCAGAATGGAACAAGGGTCTGGCTGGCAGACAAAAGTGACACCTGACCTGGCTGTCTTTCTATCGGATCGGGATATGTTTTATCTGGGTACGGCCAACCAGTCCGGGCAGCCTTACATTCAATACCGGGGCGGCAATCCAGGTTTTCTCAAAGTTCTCGACGAAACCACACTGGGATTTGCGGATTTTGCCGGCAATCGACAATTTATCAGCCTGGGTAATCTGGCTGAAAACTCACAGGCGTTCCTGTTTCTGATGGATTATCTCAATCGCCGCCGAGTTAAAATCTGGGGCAGTGCCCGCGTGATCGAAGACGACCCGGAACTGATTAAGCAGGTCCGAGATACCACCTACTCTGCGCGCGTTGAACGTGCCATTCTGTTTTCAATAGAAGCCTGGGATATGAACTGCCCACAGCATATCCATCCGCGGCTGCCTCAAAAGGAAGTGTTGCCACTGATTCACTCATTGCAGGAGGAAAATCGTCTGTTAAAAGAAAAAATGGCCAGGTTCGAGAAAGGCATTGAACCTGGCCATTGAGGAAAGCAGTCCCCCTGTCCCTACTGCTTCCTATTGATCAGAATCCGTTGTTACTTCCGTTGCCAGACCCGGAGTTCGTTCCGACGCCGTTCTGAGGTGTCCCCGAGATAACATCATAGCCTGCACCTGAGTTTTGTGTGGCTGAGTTATTCGAGAAGGTCGCCGTGTTTCCACCACTGAAGATGTCAATTTCGAAGCCGTTACCTGAGTTACTCTGTGCACTGTTTTCGGTAATCATGCCACCTTGGATCGGGCTCGTGAAATCAAAGCCGTTAAATGCATTTCCAATCGAGGTGTTGTTACGCAATACGCCGCTGACGAAATTATCATCAAAGTCAAAGCCATCTTCCAGGTTGCCTGT
This window of the Gimesia fumaroli genome carries:
- a CDS encoding SET domain-containing protein; this translates as MIHPKTELKFISNEIGYGVVATEFIPAGSITWVLDKLDREFSALEFQSMEEIYQQILDTYSFRNNQGNLVLCWDNGRYVNHSFHSNCLTTAYDFEIAIRDIHPGEQLTDDYGYLNIPTPFRGIDEGTRRKIVYPDDLAKYYKVWDKKLLKVFHRIPHLEQPLQELLSEEMWNEILEISKGNREMQSILTNYYQEAEPTPPRRNGNGVLT
- a CDS encoding SMI1/KNR4 family protein — protein: MAAPKVNLPQNYLKWLDSILDGSYANHNDREWGITDRQDLLEPFELNEGDVAPYIEQARLYAEMIEYVTGETTTVDDEDNEIPYDRIKTWLTIAEGDEDLLCVDPNDGYSVWIFAPNEGGYVEKVCDSLDQFLEELEVV
- a CDS encoding TetR/AcrR family transcriptional regulator; the encoded protein is MSKTQRPSSARKRILETAERLFYAEGIRAVGIDRVIAEAGVAKMTLYNHFSSKDELILEVLKYREEQFDLFMKQRMMEHQSRGLDSLKAFFAGLKDWFECPDYRGCSFINATAELADPRHAASVFCTEHKRRFRDQLTEIIIEAEGPKAAVVAPAISVLVEGAIVTSVSEGNSEAAQIAEEAAYMLIAKAKRK
- a CDS encoding carboxymuconolactone decarboxylase family protein translates to MPRLTAIAPEAAEGKSKTLLEGVKAQLGMAPNLMQTMAHSPAVLDAYLKFSGTLAEGVLSNQNREQIALTVGEANQCGYCLAAHATLGKMAGLNPEQITENRAGTDADPSTAALLSFSRRILEKKGFVSDQDVQDVRDAGHDDAAIAEVVANVALNIFTNYFNHVADTEIDFPEVEPLNAQGAACCHTEGSTCA
- a CDS encoding pyridoxamine 5'-phosphate oxidase family protein produces the protein MNRPASDIAFTSSVKAIQSSKGSRSQYSRMEQGSGWQTKVTPDLAVFLSDRDMFYLGTANQSGQPYIQYRGGNPGFLKVLDETTLGFADFAGNRQFISLGNLAENSQAFLFLMDYLNRRRVKIWGSARVIEDDPELIKQVRDTTYSARVERAILFSIEAWDMNCPQHIHPRLPQKEVLPLIHSLQEENRLLKEKMARFEKGIEPGH